One Deinococcus grandis DNA window includes the following coding sequences:
- a CDS encoding serine hydrolase domain-containing protein — MFRDPWRETLRDLGGVLGRDLSAYRAPLRAALAQGGVVGAARGDARVVRGVGGTPPGGMFELASVSKPFTAALAGVLADRGALDWHAPLAALGGPLRGVPRHVTAWTLATHTAGVPLHPARVGVTTFTHFHDPYGPMSPGAVVLSVRRWARPGARFQYSNLGVGLLGLAAARAAGEAFSADGYARALRREVTGPLGLNVTARAPADVVRPGVGLLTGGQVTGFGPLVGAGGLFGAADDLLNFGAAQLTGRLGGAWRDARRVPGLPPGIAGVAPGWFARGALPGGVRWHDGVARGTRTGLGVQLDRGAVVVVLARGGVPLLGPRDAVPALLRALLDP; from the coding sequence ATGTTCCGTGACCCGTGGCGGGAGACGCTGCGCGACCTGGGCGGCGTGCTGGGCCGGGACCTGTCCGCGTACCGGGCGCCGCTGCGCGCCGCGCTCGCGCAGGGCGGCGTGGTGGGCGCGGCGCGCGGGGACGCGCGGGTGGTGCGGGGCGTGGGCGGAACCCCACCCGGCGGGATGTTCGAACTGGCCAGCGTCAGCAAGCCGTTCACGGCGGCGCTGGCCGGGGTGCTGGCGGACCGGGGGGCGCTGGACTGGCACGCGCCCCTCGCGGCGCTGGGCGGGCCGCTGCGGGGCGTGCCGCGCCACGTGACCGCGTGGACCCTGGCGACGCACACGGCGGGCGTGCCGCTGCACCCGGCGCGGGTGGGCGTGACGACGTTCACGCACTTCCACGACCCGTACGGCCCCATGAGCCCCGGCGCGGTGGTGCTCAGCGTGCGCCGCTGGGCGCGGCCCGGCGCGCGGTTCCAGTACTCGAATCTCGGCGTGGGACTGCTGGGCCTGGCGGCGGCGCGCGCGGCCGGCGAGGCCTTCAGCGCGGACGGCTACGCGCGGGCGCTGCGGCGCGAGGTGACCGGCCCGCTGGGACTGAACGTCACGGCGCGCGCCCCGGCGGACGTGGTCCGGCCCGGCGTGGGCCTGCTGACCGGGGGGCAGGTGACGGGCTTCGGGCCGCTGGTGGGCGCCGGGGGGCTGTTCGGCGCGGCCGACGACCTCCTGAACTTCGGCGCGGCGCAGCTGACCGGGCGGCTGGGGGGCGCGTGGCGGGACGCGCGGCGCGTGCCGGGCCTCCCGCCGGGCATCGCGGGCGTCGCGCCCGGCTGGTTCGCGCGGGGCGCGCTGCCGGGCGGGGTGCGCTGGCATGACGGCGTGGCGCGCGGCACCCGCACGGGCCTGGGCGTGCAGCTGGACCGGGGCGCGGTGGTGGTCGTGCTGGCACGCGGCGGGGTGCCCCTGCTGGGGCCGCGCGACGCCGTCCCGGCCCTGCTGCGCGCCCTGCTGGACCCCTGA
- a CDS encoding DUF3226 domain-containing protein encodes MMSDSLLIVEGPDDKHVMYSLFESYTVPQVFEVRELEGIETIVSSLPTLIKATSRLGIVIDADLDIQSRWESLRHQVKDKGFDLPETPDSDGLRIENADGDVLGIWIMPDNSIPGMLEDFLKLIIPDEDELLPLAAQFVETLPEAKGRFSEKHKSKAIIHTYLAINKDPGLRFGTAVKAKYFDASKPIASKFISWVNRVLVA; translated from the coding sequence ATGATGTCCGATTCGCTACTAATTGTAGAAGGCCCAGATGATAAACACGTTATGTATAGCTTATTCGAATCATACACTGTACCGCAAGTTTTTGAGGTTAGGGAGCTAGAAGGAATTGAAACCATCGTTTCTTCTTTACCCACACTTATCAAAGCCACATCCAGACTTGGTATTGTCATAGATGCAGATCTCGATATACAATCTAGATGGGAAAGTCTAAGGCATCAGGTAAAAGACAAAGGATTTGATCTCCCAGAAACGCCCGATTCAGACGGCTTAAGGATTGAGAACGCCGATGGGGACGTCTTGGGAATTTGGATTATGCCTGATAATAGCATTCCCGGGATGTTAGAAGATTTTTTAAAACTCATTATTCCCGACGAAGACGAACTGCTTCCTTTAGCAGCTCAATTTGTCGAGACGCTGCCGGAGGCAAAAGGAAGATTCTCGGAAAAGCATAAATCCAAAGCCATTATTCACACATACTTGGCAATAAATAAAGATCCAGGATTAAGATTTGGAACCGCCGTGAAAGCCAAATATTTTGATGCTTCAAAACCGATAGCTTCTAAATTCATCTCTTGGGTAAATAGAGTACTGGTCGCATGA
- the speA gene encoding biosynthetic arginine decarboxylase, translated as MTTPASFSTTDAAELYQVPNWSGGWFRVSDKGQVEVTPTPGLHAPLRAIVDEIVDRGESLPVILRFPQVITGRVKHLNEAFGKAIAEYGYTSHYQGVFPIKVNQRRVVVESIAAAGYDYAHGLEAGSKAELALCLAQRMHPDALLCCNGFKDDGFIKLALWGRTLGKNVVITIEKYSELDRILKQAKALGVRPAIGVRFKLHARGSGQWEESGGDQAKFGLNAYELLRVVERLKEEDMLDSLVMLHTHIGSQITDIRRVKVAVREATQTYAGLIAAGAQLKYLNVGGGLGVDYDGSKTTFYASMNYTVQEYAADVVYTVQETCKARGVPEPVIVSESGRALTAHHAVLILPVVDVTGPTRDLEDLAPADENSHQIIKDMEDILANITARNYRESYNDAVGDKQTLHNLFDLGYVTLQDRARGEALFNAILRKVAKLIQNEKYVPDELEDLQKVLADKYICNFSLFQSLPDNWAIQALFPIVPLDRLNEKPTRQATLVDITCDSDGKIEKFIDLRDVKATLPLHEPGDKPYYLGVFLMGAYQDVLGSAHNLFGKVSEAHVTLRPGGRFHIDLFVRGQKARRMIESMGYEEPMLRDSIEDQADAAIKNGILTNEQEHELLEDYGEELLGYTYLEYEN; from the coding sequence ATGACGACCCCAGCAAGTTTTTCCACCACCGACGCCGCCGAACTGTACCAGGTGCCCAACTGGAGTGGCGGGTGGTTCCGCGTGTCCGACAAGGGCCAGGTGGAGGTCACCCCCACCCCCGGCCTGCACGCGCCCCTGCGCGCCATCGTGGACGAGATCGTCGACCGGGGCGAGAGCCTGCCCGTCATCCTGCGCTTCCCGCAGGTGATCACCGGCCGCGTCAAGCACCTGAACGAGGCGTTCGGGAAGGCCATCGCCGAGTACGGCTACACCAGCCACTACCAGGGCGTGTTCCCGATCAAGGTCAACCAGCGCCGCGTGGTCGTCGAGAGCATCGCCGCCGCCGGGTACGACTACGCGCACGGCCTGGAGGCCGGCAGCAAGGCCGAACTCGCGCTGTGCCTCGCGCAGCGCATGCACCCGGACGCGCTGCTGTGCTGCAACGGCTTCAAGGACGACGGGTTCATCAAGCTGGCCCTGTGGGGCCGCACCCTCGGGAAGAACGTCGTCATCACCATCGAGAAGTACAGCGAACTCGACCGCATCCTCAAGCAGGCCAAGGCGCTCGGCGTGCGCCCCGCGATCGGCGTGCGCTTCAAACTGCACGCGCGCGGCTCGGGGCAGTGGGAGGAATCCGGCGGGGATCAGGCGAAGTTCGGCCTGAACGCCTACGAACTCCTGCGCGTCGTGGAACGCCTGAAAGAAGAGGACATGCTCGACAGTCTGGTCATGCTGCACACCCACATCGGGTCGCAGATCACCGACATCCGCCGCGTGAAGGTCGCCGTGCGTGAAGCCACGCAGACGTACGCGGGCCTGATCGCCGCCGGGGCGCAGCTGAAGTACCTGAACGTCGGCGGCGGCCTCGGCGTGGACTACGACGGGTCCAAGACCACCTTCTACGCCAGCATGAACTACACCGTGCAGGAGTACGCCGCCGACGTCGTGTACACCGTGCAGGAAACCTGCAAGGCCAGAGGCGTCCCCGAACCCGTCATCGTCAGCGAATCCGGCCGGGCGCTCACCGCGCACCACGCCGTGCTGATCCTCCCGGTCGTGGACGTCACCGGCCCCACCCGCGACCTCGAAGACCTCGCCCCCGCCGACGAGAACAGCCACCAGATCATCAAGGACATGGAAGACATCCTGGCGAACATCACCGCCCGGAACTACCGCGAGTCCTACAACGACGCCGTCGGTGACAAGCAGACCCTCCACAACCTCTTCGACCTGGGCTACGTCACCCTTCAGGACCGCGCGCGCGGCGAGGCGCTGTTCAACGCCATCCTGCGCAAGGTCGCCAAACTCATCCAGAACGAAAAATACGTCCCGGACGAACTGGAAGACCTGCAGAAAGTCCTGGCGGACAAGTACATCTGCAACTTCAGCCTGTTCCAGAGCCTCCCGGACAACTGGGCCATCCAGGCACTGTTCCCGATCGTGCCGCTCGACCGCCTGAACGAGAAACCCACCCGGCAGGCCACCCTGGTCGACATCACCTGCGACAGCGACGGCAAGATCGAGAAATTCATCGACCTGCGCGACGTCAAGGCCACCCTCCCGCTGCACGAACCCGGCGACAAACCCTACTACCTGGGCGTGTTCCTGATGGGCGCCTACCAGGACGTGCTCGGCAGCGCCCACAACCTCTTCGGGAAGGTCAGCGAGGCGCACGTCACCCTGCGCCCCGGCGGCCGCTTCCACATCGACCTGTTCGTCCGCGGCCAGAAGGCGCGCCGCATGATCGAATCCATGGGCTACGAGGAACCCATGCTGCGCGACAGCATCGAGGATCAGGCCGACGCCGCCATCAAGAACGGCATCCTGACCAACGAGCAGGAACACGAACTCCTCGAGGACTACGGCGAGGAACTCCTCGGGTACACGTACCTCGAATACGAGAACTGA
- a CDS encoding AAA family ATPase yields the protein MIRQLSISNFRAFDDLSVSQLGRVNLIVGKNNVGKTALMEAIQFYVRGADASALSQYLFEKDEIIILNSPNGEFDTYGANFAALFHNYKRNFFGSYLVEITDNYRPQDSLRVYTENVPVQRRTTVIDDEGLSSYQRSALEELNKRIDSTNEVALFVDKGAKSDYIAFSDTIDRQERYRRAAPRKALSDNDANIMNIQSGTISQSEIARYWDTITLRDSEKRVLELVREIAPVERITSIQRTSRRSDRIILLKLENHDQPIPLKSMGEGISRVIQIALTLESNFDKDNQMGMTSIFQSHGDTQNYLFIDELENGIHFAALKGVWEFIFKIAELRNIQVFVTSHSWDCIEAFQQVSQQFDSSGVLISLKDKKNRKVATVFSEDELRFISKNDIEVR from the coding sequence ATGATACGCCAGCTTTCAATAAGTAACTTTAGAGCATTCGATGATTTGAGCGTAAGCCAGTTGGGTAGAGTTAATTTAATAGTCGGGAAAAACAACGTTGGCAAAACGGCACTTATGGAGGCAATTCAGTTTTATGTGCGAGGGGCTGATGCCTCGGCACTATCACAATACCTATTTGAGAAAGATGAGATTATCATCCTAAATTCTCCAAATGGAGAATTCGATACATATGGAGCCAATTTTGCCGCCCTATTCCACAATTACAAACGAAACTTTTTTGGGAGTTATCTAGTCGAAATAACAGATAATTATAGGCCACAAGACTCTTTAAGAGTTTATACCGAGAACGTACCAGTCCAAAGAAGAACTACTGTTATAGACGACGAAGGCCTTTCGTCGTACCAAAGATCCGCACTGGAAGAGCTCAATAAGCGCATTGACTCAACCAATGAAGTCGCGCTTTTCGTAGATAAGGGCGCGAAATCCGACTATATAGCCTTCAGCGATACAATAGATAGACAGGAAAGATATCGCAGAGCCGCTCCAAGAAAAGCATTGTCGGATAATGATGCCAACATCATGAATATTCAAAGTGGAACTATTTCGCAAAGCGAAATTGCAAGATATTGGGATACAATTACACTGAGAGATTCCGAGAAGCGTGTTCTTGAACTAGTGAGAGAGATAGCACCAGTGGAGAGAATTACTTCTATCCAAAGGACATCTCGCAGATCAGATCGGATTATATTACTCAAGCTCGAAAATCACGATCAGCCCATTCCGTTGAAAAGTATGGGAGAGGGCATATCTCGTGTCATTCAAATAGCCCTGACACTCGAATCAAATTTCGACAAAGATAATCAGATGGGAATGACATCGATTTTCCAAAGCCATGGAGATACTCAAAACTACCTTTTTATTGATGAACTTGAAAACGGAATACACTTTGCCGCACTCAAGGGAGTATGGGAATTCATATTTAAAATTGCCGAACTAAGAAATATTCAAGTGTTCGTGACCTCACACTCGTGGGACTGCATTGAAGCATTTCAACAAGTATCGCAGCAATTCGACTCTTCAGGCGTACTGATAAGCTTGAAAGATAAGAAGAATAGGAAAGTAGCGACGGTATTTTCAGAAGATGAACTCAGATTTATTTCGAAAAACGATATTGAGGTAAGATGA
- a CDS encoding nucleotidyl transferase AbiEii/AbiGii toxin family protein: protein MNAHSVRYLLVGGYAVGAHGFPRYTGDLDLFYGLGAENTSRLAGALTEFGLPVTAAEIDRENVMFRMGVKPIMVEFMSEISGVPFEQAWQNRVSWTLGDLTVPMISLSDLRVNKRASGRHKDLADLEELPEG from the coding sequence TTGAACGCCCACAGCGTTAGGTATTTGCTGGTGGGCGGGTACGCGGTCGGCGCGCACGGCTTTCCCCGGTACACGGGTGACCTTGACCTGTTCTACGGACTGGGCGCGGAGAACACCTCGCGGCTGGCGGGCGCGCTGACGGAGTTCGGGTTGCCCGTGACGGCTGCGGAGATTGACCGGGAGAACGTGATGTTCCGCATGGGCGTGAAGCCGATCATGGTGGAGTTCATGAGCGAGATCAGCGGCGTGCCGTTCGAGCAGGCGTGGCAGAACCGCGTGTCGTGGACGCTGGGTGACTTGACGGTGCCCATGATCTCCCTGTCGGACTTGCGGGTGAACAAGCGCGCGTCGGGGCGGCACAAGGATCTGGCGGACCTGGAGGAACTGCCCGAAGGTTAG
- a CDS encoding response regulator produces MTHDPATDPIEILLVEDNEPDVLLTLEAFEDARVPNRMHVARDGVEALRFLRREGEHAAAPRPDVILMDINMPRKTGLEVLTEVKADPALRSIPVVMLTTSQAEDDVRASYERHASGYVVKPVGFENFLGAMRAFESFWLTFVRFPPRA; encoded by the coding sequence ATGACCCACGACCCCGCCACCGACCCCATCGAGATCCTGCTCGTGGAGGACAACGAACCCGACGTGCTGCTCACCCTCGAGGCCTTCGAGGACGCCCGCGTGCCCAACCGCATGCACGTCGCCCGTGACGGCGTCGAGGCGCTGCGCTTCCTGCGCCGCGAGGGCGAACACGCCGCCGCCCCCCGCCCCGACGTCATCCTGATGGACATCAACATGCCCCGCAAGACCGGCCTGGAAGTCCTGACGGAAGTCAAGGCCGACCCCGCGCTGCGCAGCATCCCGGTCGTGATGCTCACCACCAGCCAGGCCGAGGACGACGTACGCGCCTCCTACGAACGGCACGCCAGCGGCTACGTCGTCAAACCCGTGGGATTCGAGAACTTCCTGGGCGCCATGCGCGCCTTCGAGTCGTTCTGGCTGACCTTCGTGCGCTTCCCCCCCCGCGCCTGA
- a CDS encoding GGDEF domain-containing protein produces the protein MPHRTHIQDPAPLHDQVGRLYFRVVLPAATVALTLSSGGQDNPVLPLLTVLAGLGAALRLLLPARLRDAVRYGFAVTAIAFVLGVAAFGHLPALRGTPAQLSVALLFTPATLMAWTLLFADRPRTALALNVTLTLSMTLLVWRWQTQGLQPGPLLNLPLLVAVIGAAVVYSALTFAHMNARYHAGEQERVRDPLTGLLNRRALNERPDGPEPLHVAVLDIDHFKRVNDTHGHLAGDRVLRAVADVIQDALAGHGEAYRWGGEEFVLLLPAGSDAPAVLEGVRREIAARQFTGGQRVTLSAGLTRRGDGEDLGRAFERADAALRAAKDAGRDRVVLAAWGSQVPRRLTSAPLAGNLLSAGPVV, from the coding sequence ATGCCGCACCGCACCCACATCCAGGACCCTGCGCCCCTGCACGATCAGGTGGGCCGCCTGTACTTCCGGGTGGTGCTGCCCGCCGCGACGGTCGCCCTGACCCTCAGCAGTGGCGGGCAGGACAACCCGGTGCTGCCCCTGCTGACGGTCCTGGCCGGGCTGGGCGCGGCGCTGCGCCTGCTGCTGCCCGCGCGGCTGCGGGACGCCGTGCGGTACGGCTTCGCGGTCACGGCCATCGCCTTCGTGCTGGGCGTGGCGGCGTTCGGGCACCTGCCGGCCCTGCGGGGCACGCCGGCGCAGCTGTCCGTGGCGCTGCTGTTCACGCCCGCCACCCTGATGGCCTGGACGCTGCTGTTCGCGGACCGGCCCCGCACCGCGCTGGCCCTGAACGTCACCCTGACGCTGAGCATGACGCTGCTCGTGTGGCGCTGGCAAACGCAGGGCCTGCAGCCGGGGCCGCTGCTGAACCTGCCGCTGCTCGTGGCGGTGATCGGCGCGGCGGTCGTGTACTCCGCGCTGACGTTCGCGCACATGAACGCCCGGTACCACGCGGGCGAGCAGGAACGCGTGCGCGACCCGCTGACCGGGCTGCTGAACCGCCGCGCGCTGAACGAACGCCCGGACGGCCCGGAGCCGCTGCACGTGGCGGTGCTGGACATCGACCACTTCAAGCGCGTGAACGACACGCACGGGCACCTCGCGGGGGACCGGGTGCTGCGGGCCGTGGCGGACGTCATTCAGGACGCGCTGGCCGGGCACGGCGAGGCTTACCGCTGGGGGGGCGAGGAATTCGTGCTGCTGCTGCCCGCCGGGAGTGACGCCCCGGCGGTGCTGGAGGGCGTGCGGCGCGAGATCGCCGCGCGGCAGTTCACGGGCGGGCAGCGCGTGACGCTCAGCGCCGGACTGACCCGCCGGGGTGACGGCGAGGACCTCGGGCGGGCCTTTGAGCGGGCCGACGCGGCCCTGCGCGCCGCGAAGGACGCCGGGCGTGACCGGGTGGTGCTCGCCGCGTGGGGGAGCCAGGTGCCGCGCCGCTTGACAAGCGCGCCGCTGGCCGGTAACCTTCTCTCCGCTGGTCCGGTAGTGTAG